gaataatactcttacgccgaaaaatggcaactgtgtaatgagCTAATtacagatatgataaacatgtgacatgtacacgattaaaattcgactCTGTTGCAGCTGAAATGCCAATGagtctaaaataaacaaaagggataaaaaaaatggaaattgggGGActgatagagaaaaaaaaacggcaATTTCGACGTTTTGAAGATACTCCATCTAGGAAGTTGTATTCAATGAATATTAAGGGTTCGGGAATCCAAAACTATCGAAATCTTCGTATAAAGCTGCTATGCAGCTCCGAAATGCACGATCGAGCAGCTCGATTACATGCGATGTGTGCACCTGGCCCAAACGGATTTCCTAACGTGACTCTCGGATCCGTTGCAGAAATGCTTCGATGATAGAAACTTTCCAGATATTCAGAAAAAGCAGAGACTGGTACCTAAACAAGGGAAACCACCAGGGGATCCATCTTTGTATAGGTCCATTTGCCTTCTGGATATACTCGATAAATCGCATTCTCAACAGATTGATGAAGTGCAAGTGAATACGGTTTATCGAAGATGTTTTGGGGCTCAAAGGAAAGCACTGAAGCAGAAAAGGCGCGAAAATTGATATTACGATCGATGTCGAAAACGTGTTCAACAGTGCCAGTTGGGAAGTTATTGTAAAATCGTTAAAAGCTACTTTCAGAACCGAGTCCTCGTCCAGAAAACCGAGATGGTGCTTATCAGCAACTTCAAGCAAACTGGAACAAGCCAAAAATACCACTATTTCGTACAAACGAGAACAGAAGTAACTGGGTTTTATCAACGATGATCGACTCCACTTCAAGAGCCACGTAAAATACTCATGTGAGAATGGCCGCAACAGAGATGCCTACAATTATGCTACACAACGCAGGATCATGTATTAGCAAGAGGCGCCTTATTGCTAGCGTATCCACGTCGATACTTCGCTACTCTGATCCGACCAGGGCGGCAACGCTCGAAGTAAAACGAAATCAGACACTACTGAACAGAACATTCAGAGTGATGGAAAACACGAATGCAAATTTGGCAAACTGATACGATTTTTTTGCACATCAAGAACCCAGCGCATGAACTGATAATTCACGATGTTCACGCGAGTTTCCGGAACGTTTCGTGCATAAAAACTCGTTGGATACATTAATATTCTTAATATTAAATATTCTAATAAGTAAAAAGATGAACGATTTACGTTCTCAAATCAGTAATTAAACAAAGAAAATTATCTGAGCTGTTTACTGGAGTAAATCTAATAAAATTCAACAAATGATCGTATTTTCACGCAAATCAATGAGTTACAGTATCACAGAATTTAGGCAACATTTCTCTCTCAGAAAGTTGATCATAGATTATCTCTCAAATATCTTGCTACTTTTCACTCTAAAATGATATGTTCATGAAGCTCAATTCTAAATATTGGTAATTCGGACAACACAAGATTAAAGATTGCAAGATTAAAAATACAATTCGCCCTCATATAACAGACAGTAAAAATCTAATGAGttacatttttgaaaataacGTTTTTAACTTGGACTCAGTTATTGATGTAATTTGTTTTGACGTATATTTTCGTTGATATCGTCGAGACACTCAGCCAGTGGTGAAGCGCTCTGCACCAAAAAATCACTCATATCCGGAATGTACTCATTTTGTTTGATGAAAATAACCTGCGACAAGGTCTGAAAAACAATGGCATTTATTATTGATTTAATATAAACGACTAAAACTCTTACTGCCGACAAATTCCTTAGCTTGCTGACCAACTCATCGCTCATCAGATTCTTAGTTTTACCGTCATCATTTCGTTCACTGTCTACATACTTCCCAAGGTCTTGTATCATGGCATCTATGTCGTTAATGCGATCGCAAATTTTTGAACTTTCCCTGCTATGAATTCGCTCAATCCGTTGGAAATCCATCGGCTCGATAATACGATTTTCGATCTGTCCCAATGCTTCGGCTGACTGTTTCAGGGACTTCACCAGAAATTCCACGTCTATACTTTTGATTGGCTGCTGCTTACCGCTGTCGCTGAGATCGGTTAGCGACCCGGACTGACTGTTAGCCAGATtggtttcattcaaaattcgagACTGCTGCAACGGAATCGGCTTCTTCTGCGATAGGTTGCGATTGTGACGAGATCCGCCGGTGGGACGGTGACGAATTCTGTTGAAAATATGGTCAACATCTTCCACTGAAAGCCGATCGGCGTGATCTATCGATTGAAGGTCCGAGCTGGGAGTCCATTCTTGCTGAGACAGTTTGAGCAGTCTGTCTGGCAGGTCCAAGTTGTCCAGTAGTTTAGACTCTAGTCTGCCAGATGCGAGGATGCGATTGATATGATCCAGATTTGCGATTATGTTCGCCGACAGACGATTGAGGTCCTCTTCCATTGCGTTTTTTGACTAATTAAATGACGAAAATGATCAATCTCATGCAACGGTTTATGTTTGGGCGGTAGgaatataaatattttaaaacccACTGGAAAACATATGCGGATATATGCAATGGCAAatgcaaggcgcgtagaagtatatcctaaggtgggccaacttgctaaaaccattcttcagccatcttggaagtctactgtgttttgtttgtaaacaaaacacaatacgctagtgccgaagctcgttcctgatcagtctgtctctttcacgcttcaagcaaataattccccttctgctttcttccgtactgttttcatataccgctcccctaaccaacttagtgacgaaacggcctcacctagtaccatagacccatcTTGGGCAAATGTACAGTGCTGACgtatattgacgaatttacgcaatgctgaatcagctcatgcgacatctacccttagaaaaatcctcggtcgaaaactactaaatac
The Toxorhynchites rutilus septentrionalis strain SRP chromosome 2, ASM2978413v1, whole genome shotgun sequence genome window above contains:
- the LOC129769178 gene encoding uncharacterized protein LOC129769178, whose translation is MEEDLNRLSANIIANLDHINRILASGRLESKLLDNLDLPDRLLKLSQQEWTPSSDLQSIDHADRLSVEDVDHIFNRIRHRPTGGSRHNRNLSQKKPIPLQQSRILNETNLANSQSGSLTDLSDSGKQQPIKSIDVEFLVKSLKQSAEALGQIENRIIEPMDFQRIERIHSRESSKICDRINDIDAMIQDLGKYVDSERNDDGKTKNLMSDELVSKLRNLSATLSQVIFIKQNEYIPDMSDFLVQSASPLAECLDDINENIRQNKLHQ